From the genome of Lutzomyia longipalpis isolate SR_M1_2022 chromosome 2, ASM2433408v1, one region includes:
- the LOC129790538 gene encoding exostosin-2 yields the protein MSVDVYIFFLFFFIALVIVTHILTSHNEKFHHNSRISLNLGNIPEDVIAQDAEIPRARNPNCSYWDCFNVYKCGQRVSDNEFSIYVYPLRTYVDPDGKNAFKLTKEFYYILKAITESPYYTPNPNRACLFVPSIDTLNQNNVDTSLVAKALASLPYWEGGENHILFNMIPGSSPDYNTVLDVNTDRALIAGAGFDTWTYRSGFDLSIPFFSPNQVKMTQTRASEPRKFLLISSQLNMYAQHSRILQEISFNHPDVLTLQKCPEGTKQTPGEETEHLDIRCSIPHGNEYRYPYILTKGTFCLIIRGVRLAQPNLMEALASNCIPVIVANNGVLPFSDVLDWSLASISIRETDFHSIYTVLQAVSADKVAELQKQGYWLYRKYFSSIRKIVHTSLDILNDRIFPHLARNYLHWNVPMYEKTSRNPLFLPLIAPKSQGFTAVILTYDRIDSLFTLVQKLAVVPALQKILIIWNNQKKTPPHPTMFPKITKPLKLIQTKANKLSNRFYPYEEIETEAILTIDDDILMLTIDELQFGYEVWREFPDRIVGFPSRTHVWDNSTGRWKYESEWTNEISMVLTGAAFHHKYWSYMYTNAMPGDIKEWVDDHMNCEDIAMNFLVANITRKPPIKVTPRKKFKCPECTNTEMLSADINHMMERSACIDRFATIYGTMPLKTVEWRADPVLFRDNFPEKLKRFNDIGSL from the exons ATGTCCGTGGATGTTTACATATTCTTCCTGTTCTTTTTCATTGCCTTAGTTATTGTTACACACATTCTCACGTCGCACAATGAGAAATTCCATCACAATTCGCGCATTTCGCTGAATTTGGGCAACATTCCGGAAGATGTTATTGCCCAGGATGCTGAGATTCCACGAGCTAGGAATCCCAATTGTTCCTACTGGGATTGTTTTAACGTGTACAAATGCGGCCAGAGGGTGAGCGACAATGAATTCAGCATCTACGTGTACCCATTGCGAACCTACGTGGATCCAGATGGGAAAAATGCCTTCAAGCTCACCAAAGAATTCTACTACATCCTCAAGGCCATCACTGAGAGCCCCTACTACACACCAAACCCAAATAGAGCTTGTCTCTTTGTACCCAGTATTGATACACTCAATCAGAATAATGTTGATACGAGTCTTGTGGCTAAGGCTCTGGCTTCTCTTCCTTA CTGGGAAGGTGGAGAGAATCACATCCTCTTCAATATGATTCCCGGAAGTTCTCCAGACTACAACACAGTTCTGGACGTCAATACGGATAGAGCCCTAATAGCGGGAGCAGGATTCGATACGTGGACGTACCGGAGTGGCTTTGACCTCTCCATCCCATTCTTCAGTCCCAATCAGGTCAAAATGACCCAAACACGAGCTTCAGAGCCACGAAAATTCCTTCTAATCTCCTCACAGCTCAACATGTACGCCCAGCACTCGCGAATCCTCCAGGAAATCTCCTTCAATCACCCAGACGTGCTGACGTTGCAAAAATGCCCAGAAGGCACGAAACAAACCCCCGGGGAGGAGACAGAACACCTGGACATTCGCTGTAGCATCCCTCACGGCAATGAATACCGCTATCCCTACATCCTGACCAAGGGCACCTTCTGCCTCATTATCCGCGGCGTTCGTCTCGCTCAGCCAAATCTCATGGAAGCTCTCGCCAGCAACTGCATTCCCGTCATTGTGGCCAACAATGGCGTCCTCCCCTTTAGCGACGTCCTCGACTGGAGCCTGGCTTCCATCTCTATCCGGGAGACAGACTTCCACTCAATCTACACCGTCCTCCAAGCAGTCAGTGCGGATAAAGTGGCTGAGCTGCAGAAACAAGGCTATTGGCTCTATCGCAAATACTTCAGCAGCATCCGGAAGATTGTCCACACAAGCCTGGACATTCTCAATGATCGCATTTTCCCGCATCTGGCCAGGAATTACCTCCACTGGAATGTCCCAATGTACGAGAAAACCTCCCGGAATCCCCTCTTCCTGCCGCTGATTGCACCCAAATCTCAAGGATTTACTGCTGTTATCCTCACGTACGACAGGATTGATTCGTTGTTTACGCTCGTGCAGAAATTAGCCGTTGTCCCGGCACTCCAGAAGATCCTCATCATTTGGAATAATCAGAAAAAGACTCCACCGCATCCCACCATGTTCCCCAAAATCACAAAACCCCTCAAACTCATCCAGACAAAGGCCAACAAGCTCTCAAATCGCTTCTATCCGTATGAAGAGATTGAAACGGAAGCCATCCTTACCATTGACGATGATATCCTCATGCTGACCATTGATGAGCTGCAATTTGg TTACGAAGTCTGGAGGGAATTTCCGGATAGAATTGTGGGCTTCCCCAGCCGAACACATGTGTGGGATAATTCAACAGGACGCTGGAAGTATGAATCAGAGTGGACAAATGAGATCTCCATGGTTCTAACAGGAGCAGCCTTCCACCATAAG TACTGGAGCTACATGTACACAAATGCCATGCCGGGAGACATTAAAGAATGGGTGGATGATCATATGAATTGCGAGGATATCGCCATGAATTTCCTCGTGGCAAATATAACGCGTAAACCCCCGATTAAGGTGACCCCAAGGAAGAAGTTCAAGTGCCCCGAATGCACGAATACCGAGATGCTGTCAGCCGATATTAATCACATGATGGAGCGTTCAGCATGCATTGATCGTTTTGCTACAATCTACGGCACAATGCCCCTAAAAACAGTTGAATGGCGCGCTGATCCTGTTCTCTTCCGCGACAACTTCCCGGAGAAGTTGAAGCGCTTCAATGATATTGGCAGCCTCTGA